In the genome of Monodelphis domestica isolate mMonDom1 chromosome 2, mMonDom1.pri, whole genome shotgun sequence, one region contains:
- the BATF3 gene encoding basic leucine zipper transcriptional factor ATF-like 3 translates to MSQGLPATGSVLQRSVSARGNQQQPQSPEDDDRKVRRREKNRVAAQRSRKKQTQKADKLHEEYECLEQENTSLRREIGKLTEELKHLNEMLKDHEKICPLLHCPMNFVPGTRPDSITNCLPR, encoded by the exons ATGTCGCAAGGGCTCCCAGCCACCGGCAGCGTCCTGCAGAGAAGCGTCTCTGCCCGCGGGAACCAGCAACAGCCGCAG AGCCCTGAGGATGATGACCGGAAAGTccgaaggagagaaaaaaatagagttgcTGCTCAAAGGAGTCGGAAAAAGCAGACCCAAAAGGCTGATAAACTTCATGAG gaATATGAGTGCTTGGAGCAAGAAAACACCTCCCTTCGGAGAGAGATTGGGAAGTTGACAGAGGAGCTGAAGCATCTGAATGAAATGCTCAAGGACCATGAGAAGATCTGTCCTCTGCTTCATTGCCCTATGAACTTTGTACCTGGGACACGGCCTGACTCCATCACCAACTGCCTGCCCAGATGA